Proteins co-encoded in one Populus trichocarpa isolate Nisqually-1 chromosome 10, P.trichocarpa_v4.1, whole genome shotgun sequence genomic window:
- the LOC7459029 gene encoding protein TIME FOR COFFEE isoform X2 — protein MDRNREARRVGMAASNGLSRRRHRSSSLRDSPEDDGPVELQETTKLRDRRKDRDRDRDRDRDRDRDRDRDREKDRDRDRISGRSKRRRGERLMHGSNKEDGERDETSDEESVNDDEDEDDDDAVGVAGSSMRMLPPNPSSLSSSSMSNHHHRKSFPPQAKVFRAAPTMTNTTAAVTPWKATDEMIGVSVPRKARSASTKRSHECWTSSGGVGSEQIHRQASISPVRSSGPAMLASASASPAAPVSPPSSSNASVKKKMKPNGPKQRPPKSSSKSTSAQDEIEFEIAEVLYGLLRQPQGATKQEIMGNDSIKFDFREANHNKTTSDAKSRVSSPISNSQSTVPQPSSIPPSNSSSSAAPMSAIAPKRKRPRPVKYDDEHPTNFPARNSSILSIAKVDVDQPARIDSSNLENSGSAAENGGVSHDLLANQAAPAMTEAQLQEAVKLENHPISDSKPTTEESECRDLGGLIEETRSPKKESTPSLRLGDDCESLTANKANLMVSEIDSQREEKFQIDLMAPPPSRSSPERDSEIDFVAVDPKSMVTYGETEKKPVMVKEDEKALKVVKEDINVEPVEKKTKVIGEQVESQKPIVNKERNIDLQLDPGKGDRDSATVTISRNKLLQHVQQQQQPNTEKIAQSSSLPLPMSMTGWPGGLPHMGYMAPLQGVVSMDGSTVSSAAIQPHLIFSQPRPKRCATHCYIARNIHCYQQFTRMNPFWPPAAGSALQYGAKACNMNVVPSADLHAGRGVNSAQEKGQSLAIFPGPCGKEKNSQGANIAEAAQRKQILLQQALPPGAPSNIMHGPTFIFPLNQQQAAVAAAAAAAAASVRPGSVKSPPAAGSVASSSVSSSASMSSTASAIAGPTPMSFNYPNLPGNETQYLAIMQNGAFPIPIPAHVGAAAAYRGTHPQAMPLFNGSFYSSQMLHPSQLQQQQPSTKTQQSQQGHQNPSITSGSSSSQKHLQNQQQRLYGSGVGGDGGNLQGFPGPKNQLPHSLPNQQRQQMQNQNVSHQARQLESEFGGEDSPSTADSQVSRPNMSHYGQNLMPIHPANFALMNPTPMSGAHSASGNTSEKKPQQPQTQISKAGAEPSTSQAFAMSFTSINGTTASPGLDFSSIAHDHALLQSLPEAARHGYHLIAAAQAAQQKKNYRVSEEGKTGGNDTSNVEEERKAIAGVKAPLTAGQSIVFSRADLTDSPISTMPVNNVIDSSARTLNLGTTPARTSGSVMSATISGANAPSIQQQMQRNQQQQQQQQQILQLQKQQHQFVAAASSRSKTPATSNGSAYPDHISSSSAMATKFPNPLSAFPQNFVQNSSSPAQSPQWKNSVRTTTSQVPSPSLTPASPTLKNLPQQQGRTQGGHTQISFAANQKPSASPQGQPNPSSNQSPSPPMMVGSPTTSISKSAGGSPRTSASTGNKGGQSSTLSSQQSNSASVPVQKSSPVGGRNVPSILGHPHNTSSSNSGTKPQMSHQQPLSKHALQQAQAQLMYTNGYMQAHAASSTNTTPAGGGFYLQRHRSDQQQQQSQGTSATSSTGMLSLCPPVTLAFTSSTDPAKAAANNMKGGGLPSQGLIHAQFAAAHPAGKPHQILPAGFSYVHPVPTVVQVKPAEKKQPAGE, from the exons ATGGATAGAAATAGAGAAGCAAGAAGAGTGGGTATGGCAGCTAGTAATGGTTTGTCTAGAAGAAGACACAGAAGTAGCAGCCTAAGAGACTCTCCAG AAGATGATGGACCAGTGGAGTTGCAAGAAACAACGAAGCTGCGAGATCGAAGAAAGGATCGAGATCGAGATCGGGATCGGGATCGGGATAGAGACAGGGACCGGGACCGGGACCGTGAGAAAGACCGAGATAGAGATCGTATTAGCGGCAGGAGTAAGAGGAGGAGAGGGGAGAGACTGATGCACGGGAGCAATAAGGAAGATGGAGAGCGAGACGAGACCTCAGACGAAGAGAGCGTTAATGATGACGAAGATGAAGATGACGATGATGCGGTTGGTGTTGCAGGAAGTTCCATGAGGATGCTCCCACCGAACCCTTcttctttatcttcttcttctatgtCTAATCATCATCATAGGAAGAGCTTTCCGCCGCAGGCAAAAGTTTTTAGAGCCGCGCCGACGATGACGAATACCACTGCTGCAGTTACACCGTGGAAGGCTACTGATGAGATGATTGGTGTGTCGGTTCCTAGAAAAGCTCGGTCAG CATCTACAAAGAGGTCACATGAATGTTGGACTTCAAGTGGTGGAGTTGGTAGTGAGCAAATTCACCGTCAAGCTTCAATATCTCCGGTAAGATCGAGTGGACCAGCTATGTTAGCTTCAGCTTCAGCTTCTCCGGCGGCTCCTGTCTCTCCTCCATCATCTTCCAATGCTTCAGTGAAAAAGAAGATG AAACCTAATGGACCGAAACAGAGACCTCCTAAATCTTCTTCAAAATCTACTTCTGCACAAGATGAGATTGAGTTTGAGATCGCTGAGGTGTTATATGGGTTGCTGAGGCAACCTCAAGGAGCTACAAAGCAAGAAATCATGGGAAATGATTCGATCAAGTTTGATTTCAGAGAAGCGAACCACAATAAAACTACCAGTGATGCTAAATCCAGAGTTTCCTCACCGATCTCCAACTCACAGTCCACTGTTCCTCAGCCATCTTCTATCCCACCATCTAATTCTAGTTCTTCTGCTGCTCCCATGTCTGCAATTG CACCTAAGAGGAAAAGACCGCGCCCAGTCAAGTATGATGACGAGCATCCCACAAACTTTCCTGCTCGTAATAGTTCCATTTTGTCAATAGCCAAGGTTGACGTTGATCAGCCTGCAAGAATTGATTCTTCTAATTTAGAGAACTCGGGATCTGCAGCGGAAAATGGTGGAGTTTCACATGATTTATTGGCTAATCAAGCTGCTCCCGCAATGACAGAGGCGCAGCTGCAGGAGGCGGTTAAGCTGGAGAATCATCCGATATCGGATTCTAAGCCCACGACTGAAGAATCAGAATGTAGAGATTTGGGTGGACTGATAGAAGAAACACGGTCTCCGAAGAAGGAATCTACTCCTAGTCTTAGATTGGGTGATGATTGCGAGAGTTTGACAGCAAATAAAGC GAATTTGATGGTCTCTGAGATTGATAGTCAGCGAGAAGAGAAGTTTCAGATAGATCTGATG GCTCCTCCTCCATCAAGGTCATCTCCAGAAAGGGACAGTGAGATTGATTTTGTGGCCGTAGATCCTAAATCTATGGTCACATATGGGGAAACG GAAAAGAAGCCTGTGATGGTCAAAGAAGATGAGAAAGCATTGAAAGTTGTAAAGGAAGATATAAATGTGGAACCTGTAGAGAAAAAGACAAAAGTTATTGGCGAACAAGTTGAATCCCAGAAGCCAATTGTTAATAAAGAGAGGAATATTGATCTCCAGCTTGATCCAGGGAAGGGTGATAGAGATAGCGCCACTGTTACTATAAGTAGAAATAAGCTGCTTCAGCatgtgcagcagcagcagcaacccaACACAGagaaaattg CGCAATCCAGTTCTTTACCTTTGCCAATGTCCATGACTGGCTGGCCCGGTGGGCTTCCTCACATGGG ATATATGGCACCTCTACAAGGAGTTGTATCCATGGATGGAAGCACTGTGTCTTCTGCAGCCATACAG cctcatttaatttttagccAACCACGGCCAAAAAGGTGTGCAACACATTGCTACATTGCAAGGAATATTCATTGTTACCAGCAATTTACAAGGATGAATCCTTTCTGGCCACCAGCTGCTGGTTCTGCTTTACAATATGGGGCTAAAGCGTGCAATATGAATGTGGTGCCATCCGCTGACTTGCATGCAGGTAGAGGTGTGAATTCTGCGCAAGAAAAGGGACAGAGTCTTGCCATTTTTCCTGGTCCCTGTGGGAAGGAGAAGAATTCTCAAGGTGCCAACATTGCAGAAGCTGCACAGAGAAAGCAGATTTTGCTCCAGCAAGCCCTGCCGCCAGGTGCTCCTAGTAATATCATG CATGGACCCACTTTCATCTTCCCATTGAATCAACAACaagctgctgttgctgctgctgcagcagcagcagcagcttctgTCCGACCTGGAAGTGTGAAGTCTCCTCCTGCTGCAGGCAGTGTGGCCTCTTCAAGTGTCTCAAGTTCTGCTTCAATGAGTTCCACAGCATCAGCTATAGCTGGTCCTACACCAATGAGCTTCAACTACCCGAATCTCCCAGGCAATGAAACCCAATACTTGGCAATTATGCAGAATGGAGCGTTCCCGATTCCCATACCTGCTCATGTTGGGGCCGCAGCAGCTTATAGAGGAACCCATCCTCAGGCAATGCCTTTGTTTAATGGATCGTTTTATTCTTCTCAAATGCTCCATCCTTCACAgcttcagcagcagcagccatcCACTAAGACACAACAAAGCCAACAAGGCCATCAAAATCCGAGCATTACCAGTGGTTCCTCATCATCCCAGAAGCATTTGCAGAATCAGCAGCAGAGATTGTATGGCAGTGGAGTTGGTGGAGATGGCGGAAATCTGCAAGGTTTTCCTGGCCCTAAAAACCAGCTGCCCCATTCCCTGCCAAACCAGCAACGGCAGCAGATGCAAAATCAGAATGTTTCTCACCAAGCTCGTCAACTCGAGAGTGAATTTGGTGGTGAAGACAGCCCTTCAACTGCTGACAGTCAAGTCTCCCGTCCAAATATGAGTCATTATGGCCAGAATTTAATGCCAATACATCCAGCAAACTTTGCTTTGATGAATCCCACACCGATGAGTGGTGCCCATAGTGCAAGTGGCAATACTAGTGAAAAGAAACCCCAGCAACCACAAACACAGATCTCTAAGGCTGGGGCTGAACCTTCAACCTCTCAGGCTTTTGCCATGTCATTTACTTCCATCAATGGAACCACTGCTTCCCCGGGActtgatttttcatcaattgCACATGATCATGCTCTTCTACAAAGCCTCCCAGAGGCAGCAAGGCATGGATATCACTTAATTGCTGCTGCCCAAGCAGCACAGCAGAAGAAGAATTACCGTGTTTCTGAAGAAGGGAAAACTGGAGGAAATGACACTTCTAACGTGGAAGAAGAGAGGAAGGCCATTGCAGGAGTAAAGGCTCCATTAACTGCTGGGCAGTCAATTGTGTTCTCTCGGGCAGATTTAACGGACTCCCCCATTTCAACAATGCCAGTCAACAATGTCATTGATAGCTCAGCCCGAACTCTTAACCTTGGGACTACTCCTGCTCGGACCTCTGGCTCTGTTATGTCAGCTACTATCAGTGGTGCAAATGCACCAAGTATACAGCAGCAGATGCAGCGgaatcagcagcagcagcagcagcagcagcaaattcTTCAGCTTCAGAAGCAGCAGCACCAATTTGTGGCTGCAGCTTCCTCTCGTAGTAAAACCCCAGCAACTAGCAATGGAAGTGCTTATCCCGATcatatttcatcatcatcagccATGGCCACCAAGTTCCCTAATCCACTTTCTGCTTTTCCTCAAAATTTTGTTCAAAACAGCAGTAGCCCTGCTCAATCACCCCAGTGGAAAAATTCCGTGAGGACCACCACCTCTCAAGTTCCTTCTCCATCTCTAACCCCAGCTTCACCAACCCTCAAAAATCTTCCCCAACAACAAGGCCGAACACAAGGAGGTCACACACAGATATCTTTTGCGGCTAACCAAAAACCATCTGCTTCGCCACAAGGGCAACCAAATCCCAGCAGTAACCAATCCCCATCTCCTCCGATGATGGTTGGTTCTCCCACAACATCAATTTCTAAGAGTGCAGGTGGAAGTCCGAGGACATCCGCTTCCACGGGTAACAAAGGTGGTCAATCTTCTACGTTATCATCTCAACAATCCAACTCTGCATCAGTACCTGTGCAAAAATCGTCTCCAGTTGGGGGAAGAAATGTTCCATCAATCCTTGGTCATCCTCACAACACCTCTTCATCTAACTCTGGTACAAAGCCTCAAATGTCACATCAACAGCCGCTATCAAAGCATGCACTCCAACAGGCTCAGGCTCAGCTAATGTACACTAATGGTTATATGCAAGCTCATGCGGCAAGTTCAACAAATACTACACCAGCGGGTGGTGGGTTTTATCTCCAAAGACACCGTAGtgatcagcagcagcagcaatcaCAAGGCACTTCAGCTACCTCCTCTACAGGGATGTTGTCATTATGTCCTCCAGTCACACTTGCCTTTACCAGTAGTACTGATCCTGCAAAGGCAGCTGCTAACAATATGAAAGGAGGTGGCTTACCTTCACAGGGTCTTATCCATGCCCAATTTGCTGCTGCACATCCCGCTGGAAAGCCGCATCAGATTTTACCTGCTGGCTTCTCTTATGTTCATCCTGTTCCCACTGTGGTTCAGGTGAAACCGGCAGAGAAGAAACAACCTGCTGGCGAATAG
- the LOC7459029 gene encoding protein TIME FOR COFFEE isoform X1 — translation MDRNREARRVGMAASNGLSRRRHRSSSLRDSPEDDGPVELQETTKLRDRRKDRDRDRDRDRDRDRDRDRDREKDRDRDRISGRSKRRRGERLMHGSNKEDGERDETSDEESVNDDEDEDDDDAVGVAGSSMRMLPPNPSSLSSSSMSNHHHRKSFPPQAKVFRAAPTMTNTTAAVTPWKATDEMIGVSVPRKARSASTKRSHECWTSSGGVGSEQIHRQASISPVRSSGPAMLASASASPAAPVSPPSSSNASVKKKMKPNGPKQRPPKSSSKSTSAQDEIEFEIAEVLYGLLRQPQGATKQEIMGNDSIKFDFREANHNKTTSDAKSRVSSPISNSQSTVPQPSSIPPSNSSSSAAPMSAIAPKRKRPRPVKYDDEHPTNFPARNSSILSIAKVDVDQPARIDSSNLENSGSAAENGGVSHDLLANQAAPAMTEAQLQEAVKLENHPISDSKPTTEESECRDLGGLIEETRSPKKESTPSLRLGDDCESLTANKANLMVSEIDSQREEKFQIDLMAPPPSRSSPERDSEIDFVAVDPKSMVTYGETEKKPVMVKEDEKALKVVKEDINVEPVEKKTKVIGEQVESQKPIVNKERNIDLQLDPGKGDRDSATVTISRNKLLQHVQQQQQPNTEKIAQSSSLPLPMSMTGWPGGLPHMGYMAPLQGVVSMDGSTVSSAAIQPPHLIFSQPRPKRCATHCYIARNIHCYQQFTRMNPFWPPAAGSALQYGAKACNMNVVPSADLHAGRGVNSAQEKGQSLAIFPGPCGKEKNSQGANIAEAAQRKQILLQQALPPGAPSNIMHGPTFIFPLNQQQAAVAAAAAAAAASVRPGSVKSPPAAGSVASSSVSSSASMSSTASAIAGPTPMSFNYPNLPGNETQYLAIMQNGAFPIPIPAHVGAAAAYRGTHPQAMPLFNGSFYSSQMLHPSQLQQQQPSTKTQQSQQGHQNPSITSGSSSSQKHLQNQQQRLYGSGVGGDGGNLQGFPGPKNQLPHSLPNQQRQQMQNQNVSHQARQLESEFGGEDSPSTADSQVSRPNMSHYGQNLMPIHPANFALMNPTPMSGAHSASGNTSEKKPQQPQTQISKAGAEPSTSQAFAMSFTSINGTTASPGLDFSSIAHDHALLQSLPEAARHGYHLIAAAQAAQQKKNYRVSEEGKTGGNDTSNVEEERKAIAGVKAPLTAGQSIVFSRADLTDSPISTMPVNNVIDSSARTLNLGTTPARTSGSVMSATISGANAPSIQQQMQRNQQQQQQQQQILQLQKQQHQFVAAASSRSKTPATSNGSAYPDHISSSSAMATKFPNPLSAFPQNFVQNSSSPAQSPQWKNSVRTTTSQVPSPSLTPASPTLKNLPQQQGRTQGGHTQISFAANQKPSASPQGQPNPSSNQSPSPPMMVGSPTTSISKSAGGSPRTSASTGNKGGQSSTLSSQQSNSASVPVQKSSPVGGRNVPSILGHPHNTSSSNSGTKPQMSHQQPLSKHALQQAQAQLMYTNGYMQAHAASSTNTTPAGGGFYLQRHRSDQQQQQSQGTSATSSTGMLSLCPPVTLAFTSSTDPAKAAANNMKGGGLPSQGLIHAQFAAAHPAGKPHQILPAGFSYVHPVPTVVQVKPAEKKQPAGE, via the exons ATGGATAGAAATAGAGAAGCAAGAAGAGTGGGTATGGCAGCTAGTAATGGTTTGTCTAGAAGAAGACACAGAAGTAGCAGCCTAAGAGACTCTCCAG AAGATGATGGACCAGTGGAGTTGCAAGAAACAACGAAGCTGCGAGATCGAAGAAAGGATCGAGATCGAGATCGGGATCGGGATCGGGATAGAGACAGGGACCGGGACCGGGACCGTGAGAAAGACCGAGATAGAGATCGTATTAGCGGCAGGAGTAAGAGGAGGAGAGGGGAGAGACTGATGCACGGGAGCAATAAGGAAGATGGAGAGCGAGACGAGACCTCAGACGAAGAGAGCGTTAATGATGACGAAGATGAAGATGACGATGATGCGGTTGGTGTTGCAGGAAGTTCCATGAGGATGCTCCCACCGAACCCTTcttctttatcttcttcttctatgtCTAATCATCATCATAGGAAGAGCTTTCCGCCGCAGGCAAAAGTTTTTAGAGCCGCGCCGACGATGACGAATACCACTGCTGCAGTTACACCGTGGAAGGCTACTGATGAGATGATTGGTGTGTCGGTTCCTAGAAAAGCTCGGTCAG CATCTACAAAGAGGTCACATGAATGTTGGACTTCAAGTGGTGGAGTTGGTAGTGAGCAAATTCACCGTCAAGCTTCAATATCTCCGGTAAGATCGAGTGGACCAGCTATGTTAGCTTCAGCTTCAGCTTCTCCGGCGGCTCCTGTCTCTCCTCCATCATCTTCCAATGCTTCAGTGAAAAAGAAGATG AAACCTAATGGACCGAAACAGAGACCTCCTAAATCTTCTTCAAAATCTACTTCTGCACAAGATGAGATTGAGTTTGAGATCGCTGAGGTGTTATATGGGTTGCTGAGGCAACCTCAAGGAGCTACAAAGCAAGAAATCATGGGAAATGATTCGATCAAGTTTGATTTCAGAGAAGCGAACCACAATAAAACTACCAGTGATGCTAAATCCAGAGTTTCCTCACCGATCTCCAACTCACAGTCCACTGTTCCTCAGCCATCTTCTATCCCACCATCTAATTCTAGTTCTTCTGCTGCTCCCATGTCTGCAATTG CACCTAAGAGGAAAAGACCGCGCCCAGTCAAGTATGATGACGAGCATCCCACAAACTTTCCTGCTCGTAATAGTTCCATTTTGTCAATAGCCAAGGTTGACGTTGATCAGCCTGCAAGAATTGATTCTTCTAATTTAGAGAACTCGGGATCTGCAGCGGAAAATGGTGGAGTTTCACATGATTTATTGGCTAATCAAGCTGCTCCCGCAATGACAGAGGCGCAGCTGCAGGAGGCGGTTAAGCTGGAGAATCATCCGATATCGGATTCTAAGCCCACGACTGAAGAATCAGAATGTAGAGATTTGGGTGGACTGATAGAAGAAACACGGTCTCCGAAGAAGGAATCTACTCCTAGTCTTAGATTGGGTGATGATTGCGAGAGTTTGACAGCAAATAAAGC GAATTTGATGGTCTCTGAGATTGATAGTCAGCGAGAAGAGAAGTTTCAGATAGATCTGATG GCTCCTCCTCCATCAAGGTCATCTCCAGAAAGGGACAGTGAGATTGATTTTGTGGCCGTAGATCCTAAATCTATGGTCACATATGGGGAAACG GAAAAGAAGCCTGTGATGGTCAAAGAAGATGAGAAAGCATTGAAAGTTGTAAAGGAAGATATAAATGTGGAACCTGTAGAGAAAAAGACAAAAGTTATTGGCGAACAAGTTGAATCCCAGAAGCCAATTGTTAATAAAGAGAGGAATATTGATCTCCAGCTTGATCCAGGGAAGGGTGATAGAGATAGCGCCACTGTTACTATAAGTAGAAATAAGCTGCTTCAGCatgtgcagcagcagcagcaacccaACACAGagaaaattg CGCAATCCAGTTCTTTACCTTTGCCAATGTCCATGACTGGCTGGCCCGGTGGGCTTCCTCACATGGG ATATATGGCACCTCTACAAGGAGTTGTATCCATGGATGGAAGCACTGTGTCTTCTGCAGCCATACAG CctcctcatttaatttttagccAACCACGGCCAAAAAGGTGTGCAACACATTGCTACATTGCAAGGAATATTCATTGTTACCAGCAATTTACAAGGATGAATCCTTTCTGGCCACCAGCTGCTGGTTCTGCTTTACAATATGGGGCTAAAGCGTGCAATATGAATGTGGTGCCATCCGCTGACTTGCATGCAGGTAGAGGTGTGAATTCTGCGCAAGAAAAGGGACAGAGTCTTGCCATTTTTCCTGGTCCCTGTGGGAAGGAGAAGAATTCTCAAGGTGCCAACATTGCAGAAGCTGCACAGAGAAAGCAGATTTTGCTCCAGCAAGCCCTGCCGCCAGGTGCTCCTAGTAATATCATG CATGGACCCACTTTCATCTTCCCATTGAATCAACAACaagctgctgttgctgctgctgcagcagcagcagcagcttctgTCCGACCTGGAAGTGTGAAGTCTCCTCCTGCTGCAGGCAGTGTGGCCTCTTCAAGTGTCTCAAGTTCTGCTTCAATGAGTTCCACAGCATCAGCTATAGCTGGTCCTACACCAATGAGCTTCAACTACCCGAATCTCCCAGGCAATGAAACCCAATACTTGGCAATTATGCAGAATGGAGCGTTCCCGATTCCCATACCTGCTCATGTTGGGGCCGCAGCAGCTTATAGAGGAACCCATCCTCAGGCAATGCCTTTGTTTAATGGATCGTTTTATTCTTCTCAAATGCTCCATCCTTCACAgcttcagcagcagcagccatcCACTAAGACACAACAAAGCCAACAAGGCCATCAAAATCCGAGCATTACCAGTGGTTCCTCATCATCCCAGAAGCATTTGCAGAATCAGCAGCAGAGATTGTATGGCAGTGGAGTTGGTGGAGATGGCGGAAATCTGCAAGGTTTTCCTGGCCCTAAAAACCAGCTGCCCCATTCCCTGCCAAACCAGCAACGGCAGCAGATGCAAAATCAGAATGTTTCTCACCAAGCTCGTCAACTCGAGAGTGAATTTGGTGGTGAAGACAGCCCTTCAACTGCTGACAGTCAAGTCTCCCGTCCAAATATGAGTCATTATGGCCAGAATTTAATGCCAATACATCCAGCAAACTTTGCTTTGATGAATCCCACACCGATGAGTGGTGCCCATAGTGCAAGTGGCAATACTAGTGAAAAGAAACCCCAGCAACCACAAACACAGATCTCTAAGGCTGGGGCTGAACCTTCAACCTCTCAGGCTTTTGCCATGTCATTTACTTCCATCAATGGAACCACTGCTTCCCCGGGActtgatttttcatcaattgCACATGATCATGCTCTTCTACAAAGCCTCCCAGAGGCAGCAAGGCATGGATATCACTTAATTGCTGCTGCCCAAGCAGCACAGCAGAAGAAGAATTACCGTGTTTCTGAAGAAGGGAAAACTGGAGGAAATGACACTTCTAACGTGGAAGAAGAGAGGAAGGCCATTGCAGGAGTAAAGGCTCCATTAACTGCTGGGCAGTCAATTGTGTTCTCTCGGGCAGATTTAACGGACTCCCCCATTTCAACAATGCCAGTCAACAATGTCATTGATAGCTCAGCCCGAACTCTTAACCTTGGGACTACTCCTGCTCGGACCTCTGGCTCTGTTATGTCAGCTACTATCAGTGGTGCAAATGCACCAAGTATACAGCAGCAGATGCAGCGgaatcagcagcagcagcagcagcagcagcaaattcTTCAGCTTCAGAAGCAGCAGCACCAATTTGTGGCTGCAGCTTCCTCTCGTAGTAAAACCCCAGCAACTAGCAATGGAAGTGCTTATCCCGATcatatttcatcatcatcagccATGGCCACCAAGTTCCCTAATCCACTTTCTGCTTTTCCTCAAAATTTTGTTCAAAACAGCAGTAGCCCTGCTCAATCACCCCAGTGGAAAAATTCCGTGAGGACCACCACCTCTCAAGTTCCTTCTCCATCTCTAACCCCAGCTTCACCAACCCTCAAAAATCTTCCCCAACAACAAGGCCGAACACAAGGAGGTCACACACAGATATCTTTTGCGGCTAACCAAAAACCATCTGCTTCGCCACAAGGGCAACCAAATCCCAGCAGTAACCAATCCCCATCTCCTCCGATGATGGTTGGTTCTCCCACAACATCAATTTCTAAGAGTGCAGGTGGAAGTCCGAGGACATCCGCTTCCACGGGTAACAAAGGTGGTCAATCTTCTACGTTATCATCTCAACAATCCAACTCTGCATCAGTACCTGTGCAAAAATCGTCTCCAGTTGGGGGAAGAAATGTTCCATCAATCCTTGGTCATCCTCACAACACCTCTTCATCTAACTCTGGTACAAAGCCTCAAATGTCACATCAACAGCCGCTATCAAAGCATGCACTCCAACAGGCTCAGGCTCAGCTAATGTACACTAATGGTTATATGCAAGCTCATGCGGCAAGTTCAACAAATACTACACCAGCGGGTGGTGGGTTTTATCTCCAAAGACACCGTAGtgatcagcagcagcagcaatcaCAAGGCACTTCAGCTACCTCCTCTACAGGGATGTTGTCATTATGTCCTCCAGTCACACTTGCCTTTACCAGTAGTACTGATCCTGCAAAGGCAGCTGCTAACAATATGAAAGGAGGTGGCTTACCTTCACAGGGTCTTATCCATGCCCAATTTGCTGCTGCACATCCCGCTGGAAAGCCGCATCAGATTTTACCTGCTGGCTTCTCTTATGTTCATCCTGTTCCCACTGTGGTTCAGGTGAAACCGGCAGAGAAGAAACAACCTGCTGGCGAATAG